One Methanotorris formicicus Mc-S-70 DNA segment encodes these proteins:
- a CDS encoding Rrf2 family transcriptional regulator translates to MKVSGLTKEIMELLKTYSTTKEIAEKLNMHPKNIDRHIRTLRDLGLVETKKGKKGGIKLTKDGRYLIEKGEINLSIIKVQIIAKDRIGLLAEITSKISEINGNILSTTLEKDNEDVIIWLVIENVDIDELREKLKDTVKKLIIL, encoded by the coding sequence ATGAAGGTTAGCGGATTAACAAAAGAGATTATGGAACTTTTAAAAACCTACTCAACAACAAAGGAGATTGCAGAAAAATTAAATATGCATCCAAAAAATATAGATAGACATATAAGAACTTTGAGGGATTTGGGGTTAGTTGAGACAAAAAAAGGGAAAAAAGGGGGAATAAAATTAACAAAAGATGGCAGATATCTGATTGAAAAGGGGGAGATAAACTTATCAATAATAAAAGTGCAGATTATAGCAAAGGATAGGATTGGCTTGTTGGCAGAGATAACATCAAAGATATCAGAAATAAATGGTAATATATTATCAACAACACTCGAAAAGGATAATGAAGATGTAATAATTTGGCTTGTTATTGAGAATGTAGATATTGATGAGTTGAGGGAGAAACTAAAAGATACCGTTAAAAAATTGATAATTCT